The window tacacatttatttatttattatttgtattgattAATCTGCTCATTAGCTTCTTGATTTGGTGTTTAAAATGTCaaaaagtattacaaatgtTCATTCAAGTTCCTCACAGTCCAAGTtgatgtctttaaatgtcttgttttgtcagtCCTAAACCCAAAGAAATTCACTTTAATGTGAAATAAAACAGAGACAACATTTTTGCCCGAAAATACAGTTAATAGGAGGGAAATACTAGAGCTTGAAGCCTGCATATAAACATATCGTGTatattaatacaaaatatgtcagattaaatattatttatttagtttccaAATGTTGTTCCATCTATGTTGAAGATATTCTCTTAATGTGAAAAATCACAGAAAAacgaggctgaaaacatcctttTCTAAAATACTGGCATGAAAAATGACTTTAACACTTATTTGATTATCAATAGTTtgagattatttttctgttgaccGACTATTCTTTGCATCTAATGTTGTGATACTACAAAAACATTTGTGCACAATTATTAAGATTTACTGATCAAGAAATATTAGTGTTGCCTTTTAAGCTTGCTGTAAAGCTGATCAACAATACTATTTTATAAAAAGAAATATATGTGAATGGATATTATTCATTTAGTGAAACTGCAGAGAAGTTCTACAATACAGAACTgctgcattcatttcaatggtTTTAGTTTGTATGTACTGCTGCTGATATAATCCATGTTGATTTGTTTGCCTCTCACACCTTGCTTCTGAGTGTTGAGGTTGTGGATAATTGAATAGCCTGTCGGGATAAGTAGAGTCTGAATTCAGCCAGTTATTGTGAGTTTTTTAACCCGGTGAGGATGCGGTGTGTTTTTCAGGAATGGGCGATGGAAAGAGCTTCAGCTCTGCAATGAGGCGAGTGTGTGTCTGCGTCCTGATGCTGAGCATCACCTGCCGGCTGAGGTGAGAACTGGAGCTCTGCAGGGAAACATGAATGcactttatttgtattaataatctatttctaaatatattttcctATGTTACTTTATTTCCAGCCGTGCACTGACTATGTctacatgcatgcacacaaatATACATTTGTCAGATTTGGGCGAGACTAAAGGGAACTTCTTTTCACTTTTGGTCAGATCTAAAACAATATATtctcatgtggccctaatcctctttcATTTTTCAGACAAGTGGAAGGAAATCAGGCAAAActcatattacattttttttcatgagacttttttttacccaaaagttATTATAACATAATTActtatttgcatatttaaatatAACATTCAAGAAAACTtgtcaaagaaaaaaaaatgacgtattatgttcattttcaggttcgtattatcagtaggtagtgtctctactgtgacatgtctccatgttttaatgttcaaaaagctctttatttttcttcatactgcctgtgctgcaacacctcttttcaccctctgtctgaaaccagttgtgattggtcaaccgcttagggatgtcccgccccttagccaatcacgaacaatgtgttggagcactagcctaATATGTCAGTATGTTCGattggattttagcctttgcagagcaTTTAGATGCACAATAACCTGTCCTATAGAACagcacactacaggagagggaaaaccccaaGAGCAGAATTATAGGGTTACATCTTAGTTACAGTTAAATCTTTGTAAAGAGAAATTTGGGTAAGGATGTACGTGTTTTTAACAATTCATATACCGTTATTGTGTATCACCATATCTGTATAATTTAATCCTGATAAGACTCCATTTAATCTAATTCCTGCATGAGTTGTGTATTTTCCTAACCATTATCTCTAAACCTCAGCCTCTCCCAGGAAGTAACGGGAACTCCCAAAGAGGCCGAACTAAACGACAACATCACCATCTTCACACGCATCCTGGACGGGCTGCTGGACGGATATGACAACAGACTGCGGCCCGGACTGGGAGGTAGGTCCAAATAAAAGCCTCAACACCTCTGATACTTTACGTAATTAAAACAGTCACACATCTGACAGGTGAGAACTGAAGGTGCCAAATATCTCTGGGGTgtctcttttcacaaaatatccaggaatgttttatttttgtaacgTTTTATCTTTCAGTTTTGCTACGACAAAGTATGTCAGTAGATATACTGGTGGATTTAAAAacggcggttgctaacaagtgtctcaATGAGACGACTATACTGTACACGTCATCCCGCCCAACAGTTTAGCGgttgtgacgtgaagtcatgtgaccatgctgtagttcctttatagcccaacattagccgcctttagcttagcgcagcgtttctcaaagtgtggggcgcgccccactggtAGGGCGCAaggatgtgataggtgggtcgcaaACGGACGCGATGAAcgagagatttttctttttttttaaatacattttttggaCCTCAGGCCAGAATCGAACCTGGGTCCTCGGGGGCGGTAGTGGACTGTTACAGCCGGAGACTCGCAATGgcggtggactttcacagcgccgCTGCGCCGGACCCGCCGGGTGTTTGCGGCAGTGGATGCGGCGGCGGATGCGGCGGCGGATGCGGCGGCGGATGCGGTACCGGCGCAGCAGCACTGTGAAAGTCCACGTCCCACCTATGCCAGAGCCAGCGGTCCACCGATGGCAGCAGCCCACCAACGGCagcggcccaccgggaaaagtcccgaatctcccgatggccaatctgctcacacacacacaactgaaaccaaAATCATTTACAGACAtatgtaaaaatctctcatacacacatgtgaaatgctctctcacacacacacacaacagcgttgcagtcgggaagaaaagcaatgtggagcggcacctcacccacttcataaggagtttaacagtgacacttttcgaaatcccgtttgtgtcccctcgctttacaaataggcctattattattttttaacgcaagccgcCATCGCCACGGaagagcacacagcctctgtgagcgagcgagacagaacacacctttatctatttaatatagatgtaaaaaataaagtaagaaatcattccattcCATAATTTTTTTTAGAAGGGGAGTAATTAGAAAaacatgcataaataaaaagaaagaatgctaactagttaacataagataagaataaacaagtttaaattatttgttattggttgtgatcatattctaaagatgtttggattattaaaaagtatacagctccctttcatagagtgttgagagctgtatccagaaattcatgttgggctcaaagtgcaccagattgatgcatttcacttcaacattaaaaaaaatatcttgcatgcccccggacccccctagaggatgtgaggtccaaccttttattggagcgatgaggaacaggtggggcttgaaaaggtccacctgttcaaagtggggaatgacagaaaaagtttgagaaccactggcccaacattagccgcctttagcttagcggtggtggcgttAAGTCTTGTCACcgtgctgtcgttcctttatagcccaacattagccgcctttagcttagcagtggtgatgtgaagtcatgtgaccgtgctgtagttcctttatagcccgacattagccgcctttagcttagcggtggtgatgtgaagtcatgtgaccgtgctgtagttcctttatagcccaacattagccgcctttagcttagcggtggtgaggttAAGTCTTGTCACcgtgctgtcgttcctttatagcccaacattagccgcctttagcttagcagtggtgatgtgaagtcatgtgaccgtgctgtagttcctttatagcccgacattagccgcctttagcttagcggtggtgacatgaagacatgtgaccgtgctgtggtTCCTTTAAAGCCAACGTTATCTTTTACACATGAAGTGgttttaatatgtggagatcatTCTGCTGAACAAACCCTTTAAGTATCGTAAACGTTGTTTGACACAGAGATTATTCCCTGCAATAATCCCAAATCACATAGAGAAATCCCAGGGAGATTCTACCTTCAGGGTCAGAAAAGGGTAGAAAAAAGCTCTTTTCTCTGTGGATATTCCTCATTCTGAACAATGCTCTGGAACATCAGTCTTTTCCCCGGACAGGCTGAATGTGTCTGTATTCATGAAGTGTTTGACAGAGAGGCATGATCAGCTGTTTGCATCTCCCCTCAGTGTGATTTAATGTCACTGTACTGAGGCAGATACTGTGACCTTGAGGAAGACATTATTCCTGCTCATAAAACAGACGCTTCATTGTTCTCGGGAGAAGCAATACAAACACAGAGAAGCTCTCCTCAGAACGGAGGATTCAGACGATAAGAAGAGGAAATAATTCTCTTTTACTGGTTTTTGGGTCACTTTTTCTAGAATAAAATGAGTTTGGATCTTTGCACCATCTGTGTCAAAAGACTGGAGTTAGGGTTAGAAAAAATGCTGCCACTtttgttctgattggtcaagtCTTAAAATCTTGTACATACGTTGAGCAATAATTTTActatttagatcaaataaaaaatTTAACTTTCAGCAATAGAACATTTAAGATATGGCCTAAAAGGAGCAAAAAGCACTTGTAATGTATTGTGTTCATAAAATGACATCTTTGgtaccagaggtcgcgttaaccgaatattctCCGTCTATgaaggattttttttaacaatgacggacaaatctgaaagcagtccgtcattttgacagattagaacaaacttggaacagcgccaaagtttccccgcagcgaggctccggtgttgtgccgtgttatgcatgccctccaaaaaggaaatcataccgtttccaaacctaactgtgccgtacaaatcattgaaatgtctgtaaGTTTTGGCTTCacgctgtgcacgctcccgcgaggtgcagcagccatgcataacacTGTGCATGTGAACTGTCCCCCCCCTGTTGACAGTTGTGTAAAAgccgacgggtaattctggattttgacagaagttatacgatcctgtccgtcaacatGACGGGCAGTGAAAAAGTTTAGCTCAACCTCTGTATGTAACGTGTTTTGAGGTCATACTATATTGTACTCTACAGTCTTTGAGCACAGGGGACAACTGCTTTTTCACAAATATAATGAAGTATACAGATTAAAACAGAAGGGCAAAAGTTCcaaaaaccctaaccctaatgtgCAACCATCCAGGGTTGTATAATTGTTCCTCATTTAATTCCTGTAATGTCACCGAAAACATAAACCTGCCTTCATGTTTAAAggccccatgtcatggccatttctactgatcataattccattgttgaggtctactagaatagatttatactgtgcaattttccaaactcacattggtttctcacagcatctctgtatagtatgtgtattcactctctgtcctaaacggcttgttggagctcctgcccccctgtgagcccagtggcggtctgcgagacacagcgaaacccagcccgagcacacacacacacacacacacacacacacacacacacacacacacacacacacacacacacacacacacacacacacacacacacacacacacacacacacacacacacacacacacacacacacacacacacacacccgcagcctggttGGGAGTTTGTGTACTCAGAGCCTCGCCACGTCCCGCCGGCTGAGAAATCggtggagctgcagctgagaaaagattgagtgtgtgtgtgtgtgtgtgtgtgtgtgtgtgtgtgtgtgtgtgtgtgtgtgtgtgtgtgtgtgtgtgtgtgtgtgtgtgtgtgtgtgtgtgtgtgtgtgtgtgtgtgtgtgtgtgtgtgtgtgtgtgtgtgtgtgtgtgtgtgtgtgtgtgtgtgtgtgtgtgtgtgtgtgtgtgtccggctcggacgtaacgtaacagcaccgcagaTTGGTCTTCTTGGACGTTACATtacgttacgtcactatacccaaatacatcactgtacccaggaagaaaaagagaaatgtccaacgaggcgttctggggcagcacagacaggtcttttctgtgttagagttttactcgctacagggtgtactttgagggtttgtgactctgcagacagtttacatgcataaaaagctacataacacaaggggacgggtaataaccataaaagcatgacatgggacctttaagtttagTCTCACAATATTATCTCTTTCTTCTTTTCAGAGAAGGTGACGGAGATAAAAACCAACATCTTCGTCACAAGTTTCGGACCCGTCTCTGACACAGAAATGGTAAGAAGTTACACTCTCAACCTACACTTAGAATTTGTATTGAAATAAATCTGTTATGTGGTGGGAATATTTTAACAAAATACAACCCTATCTGTTTTTTAAGGCCATTACGCCAAACACAATACAACTCTGTTGAAAAAatctacattttaaatgtattcccTGCATGTGTAGTAATACAATTGTGTATAAATGAGACTATCAAAAGTAGTTTATGTGCAATAATGGAAACATAGCTgttgtatatatgtgtatattaatgtatttattctctATCATTTCACTTAAAACCTTTATGTTCATTTTGCAGCGTTCTTAGCAAAATACAAAAATTGTCCAGCATGAATAAACATGTGTCTTGCCTCAATTAGATAGGATACATCTTGCCTTAGTGTTTAAAAATCGAAATAAACATGTGGAAGGTGTAGTTCATTCTCTTATACGCTCGGAGTACACAAACAATTTGTTTAATCCCAAAcacatgtacagtgttaattCGATTTTATCGCTGTTATTTTCCCGCAGGAATACACCATCGACGTGTTCTTCCGTCAGAGCTGGAAGGACGagcgtctctgctttaaaggCCCGATGGAGATGCTTCCTCTCAATAATCTGTTAGCCAGTAACATCTGGACTCCGGACACCTTCTTCCTCAACGGGAAGAAATCCATCGCTCACAACATGACGACCCCCAACAAGCTGCTGAGGCTGAAGGATGACGGCACGCTGCTCTACACCATGAGGTACCGGTACCGCTGACCTCTGGCATGATGGCATGatctgtttcctgttttattttgaaacgttTCCCCCCTGGTGTCTATTTTCACTTCCTGTCCTTGTTATTATCCCGCTCTTTCTTCTCCTGTTCTTGCTTCATTGGTTCCACCTATTTCCCATTAGACCTGCAACCACCTGACCTCCTGTACACCTGCACTTTATCCCTTCATCAGTTCAGCTTCTATCTAAGGCTACAGTCAAATAGTCCAAAAATCACCTACTATCATCTattcctatcgtctattccttgacctctgtgtgaaacgtcacggggttaaggaatagtggatattatacatatgtattatactcttataagatgtatgtagatagtataagaaatgtgcagaatatgacagtttaatggtggaggtatacacacatattgatagatgtcttgtaatgcactgttgaggaacctgcgacccaagtttttcattcattgcataactacaccgtagttgtgtataatatgatatgtcaataaaccttagaaaatcttgaaatcttgaaagggatgtgcaaaatattcATTAtacacagtctttaattaactattagtagaaaataacgagtaatgaatatactttatagggttcctattaatatctaataataaaataataaaatgcaataacgtgctttaactatcaggtgtccctttctatcagctgtgcaccgttatggtgtatatacagcctatctaccaattggatcaaatataaaagtcagccgaattagtgttgatactgccaGGAGACGTAttatgtgaaaagaaatgtaagatgttgtttaatggctgatatatttatgatccacctcacattttcagttttggcggcagttgttcctgtttgtctagaagtcttctcatcagggctctataaatagacaactacggcagatatgtaataattaatgcagccaaaccgtgtattacaatgccgttatgtgatgactttcaaaagcaagcacactcggaataaagtattcttttatttaaaacattttttttcggatttcacatcgtataaacaccaaatcccagcatgcattgcggctaaaccatccaatcatcgagctgaggattttacctacgtctgtttccggtttagtttatgacggatgtattttgttatacacacattccttcacatttaaattttaatttacattaaagtatttcgtgaggccttctaacatgtttttaaatataactactgttagagaatattttaatgacatctgtgcaggggagaattttagtgttttcctatgtgtcctgcctgcaacttagagcagggcacaggtcaaaggtcctgccttcctgtgggggaGTGTGGACCATGCGCGCAGATGACTTTAacagactttctttgtctctaAACATGTGTTATATCGATTAGGATGGAAAGAGCGCGAATATAGGCCACTCCTATATTCTCTGTGTAGATTTTGCGCTGTGTTTCGGTGTAATCCTCAGTGTTGATTTGGGATTCTCATGATGAAAGTTGTGTTAATAtatacggttgtagttgaagagtttgtaaatgaacatgaaccgaagctgttgcctggcaacgcaattgcacaacgtcacgtccgttaattccacatccacacgaatggattaacattgatttaatacattaatgtagcctttgtttctgctaaaagagttgtcgaccagctggggcaacaagaaaatcggcgtaatcgagtttgactattacaaaataaatcattattatattaatattgacaataacaaccgaccatcggggtagcatttgcg of the Pseudochaenichthys georgianus unplaced genomic scaffold, fPseGeo1.2 scaffold_2287_arrow_ctg1, whole genome shotgun sequence genome contains:
- the LOC117442001 gene encoding gamma-aminobutyric acid receptor subunit alpha-5-like; amino-acid sequence: MGDGKSFSSAMRRVCVCVLMLSITCRLSLSQEVTGTPKEAELNDNITIFTRILDGLLDGYDNRLRPGLGEKVTEIKTNIFVTSFGPVSDTEMEYTIDVFFRQSWKDERLCFKGPMEMLPLNNLLASNIWTPDTFFLNGKKSIAHNMTTPNKLLRLKDDGTLLYTMRYRYR